From the Bombus vancouverensis nearcticus chromosome 3, iyBomVanc1_principal, whole genome shotgun sequence genome, one window contains:
- the LOC117153974 gene encoding dual specificity protein phosphatase CDC14A — MYEQTNYAPSKRNYRTCDNRNINPDEITTVYKHPDVTYICEYIKDKFYFATLYNGRKDVKSTSNIHFFTIDDELIYNNFYYDFGPLNLACLYKLKTLELLSDRNTVNNVFYRYCCKVSKKLESPGNEHRQIVHYTSQRDHKRANSAYLVASYAVLYLNKSPREAYNILFMGGEIPIKPFRDASMGSAIYSIHLIDCLNALKKAVSFGFFNFCDFDVVEYEKYEDMRNGALNWMVPQKFLAFVGPSTEPGTPYHPPECYIDYFLKNEVTAVIRLNKKAYSASRFTDVGITHYDMFMPDGTVPPRRILNEFLQLSENTSGPIAVHCKAGLGRTGSLIAAYLIKHYKMTAREAIAWIRICRPGSVIGHQQAWLENIEKNLLNAGQQYKLKYYGDGDVILHHKRGIYSIADKLEKKIHYMPDGGCTEASKDFTYENCNFQCSPYIEDLQFLL, encoded by the exons ATGTACGAACAAACAAATTATGCACCCTCGAAAAGAAACTATCGTACTTGCGATAATAGAAACATCAACCCAGATG AAATTACTACAGTTTATAAACATCCAGATGTTACTTATATCTGTGAATATATAAAAGACAAATTCTATTTTGCAACGTTATACAACGGTCGAAAGGATGTAAAAAGCACATCTAATATCCACTTCTTTACAATCGATGACGAGctaatttacaataatttttactACGATTTTGGCCCTTTAAACCTCGCCTGTTTATACAA gTTGAAAACATTGGAATTACTATCGGATCGTAATACTGTTAATAATGTTTTTTACAGATACTGCTGCAAAGTAAGTAAGAAGCTCGAGAGCCCAGGAAATGAGCATAGACAAATCGTGCACTATACATCACAACGAGATCACAAAAGGGCAAATTCCGCATACCTGGTTGCCTCTTACGCGGTGTTATACCTGAACAAAAGTCCAAGAGAAGCTTACAACATTCTTTTTATGGGAGGTGAAATTCCTATAAAGCCATTTCGAGATGCCTCTATGGGATCAGCAATTTATAGTATTCATTT AATAGATTGTTTGAACGCTCTTAAAAAAGCAGTTTCCTTCGGCTTTTTTAATTTCTGCGACTTTGATGTGGTTGAGTATGAAAAGTACGAGGACATGAGAAACGGTGCTTTGAATTGGATGGTACCGCAAAAGTTCCTGGCTTTCGTTGGTCCAAGCACGGAACCAGGCACACCTTATCATCCACCTGAGTGCTACATTGATTACTTTTTAAAGAACGAAGTCACAGCCGTGATCAGATTGAATAAGAAAGCATACAGTGCATCGAG ATTCACCGATGTAGGGATCACGCATTACGATATGTTCATGCCAGACGGCACGGTACCACCGAGAAGAATACTGAATGAATTTTTGCAACTAAGCGAAAATACCAGCGGTCCGATAGCAGTTCATTGCAAA GCTGGATTAGGAAGGACAGGTTCATTAATTGCCGCATATTTaataaagcattataaaatgaCGGCAAGAGAAGCTATTGCCTGGATAAGGATTTGCAGACCTGGTTCCGTTATTGGACACCAACAAGCCTGGTTAGAAAATATAGAGAAAAATTTGTTGAACGCTGGTCAACAATATAA ACTGAAGTATTATGGCGATGGCGATGTAATATTGCACCATAAACGCGGAATATATTCGATCGCAGACAAattggaaaagaaaatacactATATGCCTGATGGAGGGTGCACAG AGGCTAGTAAAGATTTTACCtatgaaaattgtaattttcaatGCAGCCCTTATATCGAAGATCTTCAATTTCTGCTTTGA